A stretch of the Drosophila sulfurigaster albostrigata strain 15112-1811.04 chromosome 2L, ASM2355843v2, whole genome shotgun sequence genome encodes the following:
- the LOC133850180 gene encoding myosin heavy chain, muscle isoform X20 has product MPKPAASQEDEDPTPYLFVSLEQRRIDQSKPYDSKKNCWVPDEKEGYLLGDIKATKGDIVSVGLPGGETKDFKKDQLQQVNPPKYEKAEDMSNLTYLNDASVLHNLRQRYYNKLIYTYSGLFCVAINPYKRYPVYTNRCAKMYRGKRRNEVPPHIFAISDGAYVDMLTNHVNQSMLITGESGAGKTENTKKVIAYFATVGASTKKDESQKNKGSLEDQVVQTNPVLEAFGNAKTVRNDNSSRFGKFIRIHFGPTGKLAGADIETYLLEKARVISQQSLERSYHIFYQIMSGAVAGVKDMCFLSDNIYDYFNVSQGKVTVPSIDDSEEFQLADQAFDILGFTKQEKEDVYRITAAVMHMGGMKFKQRGREEQAEQDGEEEGGRVSKLFGCDTAELYKNLLKPRIKVGNEFVTQGRNVQQVTNSIGALCKGVFDRLFKWLVKKCNETLDTKQKRQHFIGVLDIAGFEIFDYNGFEQLCINFTNEKLQQFFNHHMFVLEQEEYKKEGIEWAFIDFGMDLLACIDLIEKPMGILSILEEESMFPKATDQTFSEKLTNTHLGKSAPFQKPKPPKPGQQAAHFAIGHYAGVVAYNITGWLEKNKDPLNDTVVDQFKKSQNKLLIEIFADHPGQSGGGEQAKGGRGKKGGGFATVSSAYKEQLNSLMTTLRSTQPHFVRCIIPNEMKQPGVVDAHLVMHQLTCNGVLEGIRICRKGFPNRMIYPDFKMRYKIMCPKQLVGVDKDKKATEIIIKFIDLPEDQYRLGNTKVFFRAGVLGQMEEFRDERLGKIMSWMQAWARGYLARKGFKKLQEQRVALKVVQRNLRKYLQLRTWPWYKLWQKIKPLLNVSRIEDEIARLEEKAKKAEELHAAEVKVRKELEALNAKLLAEKTALLDSLSGEKGQLQDFQERNAKLQAQKNDLENQLRDIQERLTQEEDARNQLFQQKKKADQEISGLKKDIEDLELNIQKAEQDKATKDHQIRNLNDEIAHQDELINKLNKEKKMQGESNQKTGEELQAAEDKINHLNKVKAKLEQTLDELEDSLEREKKVRGDVEKSKRKVEGDLKLTQEAVADLERNKKELEQTIQRKDKELSSITAKLEDEQVVVGKHQRQIKELQARIEELEEEVEAERQARAKAEKQRADLARELEELGERLEEAGGATSAQIELNKKREAELSKLRRDLEEANIQHESTLANLRKKHNDAVAEMAEQVDQLNKLKAKAEHDRQTCHNELNQTRTACDQMARDKAAQEKIAKQLQHTLNEVQSKLDETNRTLNDFDASKKKLSIENSDLLRQLEEAESQVSQLSKIKISLTTQLEDTKRLADEESRERATLLGKFRNLEHDLDNLREQVEEEAEGKADLQRQLSKANAEAQVWRSKYESDGVARSEELEEAKRKLQARLAEAEETIESLNQKCIGLEKTKQRLSTEVEDLQLEVDRANAIANAAEKKQKAFDKIIGEWKLKVDDLAAELDASQKECRNYSTELFRLKGAYEEGQEQLEAVRRENKNLADEVKDLLDQIGEGGRNIHEIEKARKRLEAEKDELQAALEEAEAALEQEENKVLRAQLELSQVRQEIDRRIQEKEEEFENTRKNHQRALDSMQASLEAEAKGKAEALRMKKKLEADINELEIALDHANKANAEAQKNIKRYQQQLKDIQTALEEEQRARDDAREQLGISERRANALQNELEESRTLLEQADRGRRQAEQELADAHEQLNEVSAQNASISAAKRKLESELQTLHSDLDELLNEAKNSEEKAKKAMVDAARLADELRAEQDHAQTQEKLRKALEQQIKELQVRLDEAEANALKGGKKAIQKLEQRVRELENELDGEQRRHADAQKNLRKSERRIKELSFQSEEDRKNHERMQDLVDKLQQKIKTYKRQIEEAEEIAALNLAKFRKAQQELEEAEERADLAEQAISKFRAKGRAGSVGRGASPAPRATSVRPQFDGLAFPPRFDLAPENEF; this is encoded by the exons ATGCCGAAGCCAGCCGCTAGCCAGGAGGATGAGGATCCCACCCCATACCTGTTCGTGTCTTTGGAACAAAGACGTATCGATCAATCGAAACCCTATGATTCGAAGAAGAACTGTTGGGTGCCCGACGAGAAGGAGGGTTATCTCCTTGGTGACATCAAGGCTACCAAGGGTGATATCGTCTCCGTCGGTCTGCCTGGTGGAGAG acCAAAGACTTCAAGAAAGATCAGCTCCAGCAGGTGAACCCTCCGAAATACGAAAAAGCTGAGGATATGTCTAACTTGACATACCTTAACGATGCCTCTGTGCTCCATAACTTGAGGCAGAGATACTACAACAAGCTCATCTAT ACCTACTCCGGTCTTTTCTGCGTTGCCATCAATCCTTACAAGCGCTACCCCGTCTATACCAACCGTTGCGCTAAGATGTACCGTGGCAAGCGCCGTAATGAGGTGCCACCCCATATTTTCGCCATCTCTGACGGTGCCTACGTCGACATGTTGACCAACCACGTGAATCAATCCATGTTGATTACCGGTGAGTCTGGTGCTGGTAAGACTGAGAACACGAAGAAGGTCATTGCGTACTTCGCCACTGTCGGCGCTTCGACCAAGAAGGATGAGTCCCAGAAGAACAAGGGCTCCCTTGAGGATCAGGTTGTGCAAACTAACCCTGTGCTTGAGGCCTTCGGTAACGCCAAGACCGTGCGTAACGATAACTCCTCTCGTTTC GGTAAATTCATCCGTATTCACTTCGGCCCCACTGGTAAACTGGCTGGTGCTGATATTGAGACCT ATCTGTTGGAGAAGGCTCGTGTCATCTCTCAGCAATCTCTGGAGCGCTCCTACCACATCTTCTACCAGATCATGTCTGGTGCCGTCGCTGGTGTTAAAG ACATGTGCTTCCTCTCTGATAACATTTACGACTACTTTAACGTATCCCAGGGCAAGGTTACTGTGCCCAGTATTGATGACTCTGAGGAATTCCAGCTTGCAGAT CAAGCCTTCGACATCTTGGGCTTCACCAAGCAGGAGAAGGAGGATGTGTACCGCATCACCGCCGCTGTCATGCACATGGGTGGCATGAAGTTCAAGCAACGTGGTCGCGAGGAGCAGGCTGAGCAGGACGGTGAAGAGGAGGGTGGCCGTGTGTCTAAGCTGTTCGGCTGCGACACCGCTGAGCTGTACAAGAACTTGCTCAAGCCCCGCATCAAGGTCGGTAACGAGTTCGTCACCCAGGGCCGTAACGTCCAGCAGGTCACCAACTCCATCGGTGCTCTGTGCAAGGGTGTCTTCGATCGTCTCTTCAAATGGCTGGTCAAGAAGTGTAACGAGACTCTGGATACCAAGCAGAAGCGTCAGCATTTCATTGGTGTGCTGGATATTGCTGGTTTTGAAATCTTCGAC TACAACGGTTTCGAGCAACTGTGTATTAACTTCACCAACGAGAAGTTGCAACAATTCTTCAACCATCACATGTTCGTTTTGGAGCAAGAAGAATACAAGAAGGAAGGTATTGAGTGGGCCTTCATCGATTTCGGTATGGACTTGTTGGCCTGTATTGATTTGATTGAAAAG CCTATGGGTATCTTGTCCATCCTGGAAGAAGAGTCTATGTTCCCCAAGGCCACCGATCAGACCTTCTCGGAGAAGTTGACCAACACCCATTTGGGCAAGTCAGCTCCATTCCAGAAGCCCAAGCCACCAAAGCCCGGCCAGCAGGCTGCTCACTTTGCCATTGGCCATTATGCTGGTGTTGTCGCCTATAACATCACCGGTTGGTTGGAGAAGAACAAGGATCCTCTGAACGACACTGTTGTCGACCAGTTCAAGAAGTCGCAGAACAAGCTGCTCATCGAAATCTTCGCTGATCATCCTGGTCAGTCCGGTGGCGGTGAACAGGCTAAGGGCGGTCGTGGCAAGAAGGGTGGTGGCTTCGCTACCGTCTCGTCGGCCTACAAGGAGCAGTTGAACAGCTTGATGACCACTCTGCGTTCGACACAGCCTCACTTCGTCCGTTGCATCATTCCCAACGAGATGAAACAACCTGGCGTGGTTGATGCCCACTTGGTCATGCACCAGCTGACTTGTAACGGTGTGCTTGAAGGTATCCGTATTTGCCGTAAAGGTTTCCCCAACAGAATGATCTACCCCGATTTCAAGATGCG CTACAAAATCATGTGCCCCAAGCAATTGGTTGGCGTTGACAAAGACAAAAAGGCCACTGAAATTATCATTAAGTTTATCGATCTGCCCGAAGATCAATACCGTTTGGGTAACACAAAG GTGTTCTTCCGTGCCGGTGTCCTGGGTCAGATGGAAGAGTTCCGTGATGAGCGTTTGGGCAAGATCATGTCCTGGATGCAAGCCTGGGCTCGTGGTTACCTGGCCCGTAAGGGCTTCAAGAAGCTGCAGGAGCAGCGTGTCGCCCTCAAGGTCGTCCAGCGCAATCTGCGCAAATACCTGCAGCTGCGTACCTGGCCCTGGTACAAACTGTGGCAGAAGATCAAGCCTCTGCTCAACGTCAGCCGTATTGAGGATGAGATTGCC CGTCTGGAAGAGAAGGCCAAGAAGGCTGAGGAACTGCATGCCGCTGAAGTGAAAGTGCGCAAGGAATTGGAGGCTCTGAACGCCAAGCTGTTGGCTGAGAAGACCGCTCTGTTGGACTCTCTGTCCGGCGAGAAGGGTCAGCTGCAGGACTTCCAGGAACGCAACGCTAAGTTGCAGGCCCAGAAGAACGACCTCGAGAACCAGCTGCGC GACATCCAAGAGCGCCTGACTCAGGAGGAAGATGCCCGCAACCAGCTGTtccagcagaagaagaaggccGACCAGGAGATCTCTGGCCTGAAGAAGGACATCGAGGATCTGGAGCTGAACATCCAGAAGGCCGAGCAAGATAAGGCCACCAAGGATCACCAGATCCGCAACTTGAACGACGAGATCGCCCACCAGGATGAGCTCATCAACAAGTTGAACAAGGAGAAGAAGATGCAGGGCGAGAGCAACCAGAAGACTGGTGAGGAACTGCAGGCCGCCGAGGACAAGATCAACCACTTGAACAAGGTTAAGGCTAAGCTCGAGCAGACCCTCGACGAACTCGAGGATTCTCTGGAGCGTGAGAAGAAGGTGCGCGGTGATGTTGAGAAGTCCAAGCGCAAGGTTGAGGGTGACCTCAAGCTGACCCAGGAGGCTGTTGCCGATCTGGAGCGCAACAAGAAGGAGTTGGAGCAGACCATCCAGCGCAAGGACAAGGAACTGTCCTCCATCACCGCCAAGCTCGAAGACGAGCAGGTCGTTGTTGGCAAGCACCAGCGCCAGATCAAGGAACTGCAGGCCCGCATCGAGGAGCTCGAGGAGGAGGTCGAGGCCGAGCGTCAAGCCCGCGCCAAGGCCGAGAAGCAGCGCGCCGATTTGGCTCGTGAGCTCGAGGAATTGGGTGAGCGTCTGGAAGAGGCTGGCGGTGCCACCTCTGCCCAGATTGAGCTCAACAAGAAGCGTGAGGCTGAGCTGAGCAAGCTGCGTCGCGATCTTGAGGAGGCCAACATCCAGCACGAATCTACCCTGGCTAACCTGCGCAAGAAGCACAACGATGCCGTCGCCGAGATGGCTGAGCAGGTTGATCAGCTCAACAAGCTGAAGGCCAA GGCTGAGCACGATCGTCAGACTTGCCACAACGAGTTGAATCAAACTCGTACCGCCTGCGATCAGATGGCACGCGATAAG GCCGCCCAGGAGAAGATCgccaagcagctgcagcacacCCTCAACGAGGTCCAATCGAAATTGGATGAGACCAACAGGACTCTGAACGATTTCGATGCCAGCAAGAAGAAGCTGTCCATTGAGAACTCCGACCTGCTCCGCCAATTGGAGGAAGCCGAGTCCCAGGTGTCTCAGCTGTCCAAGATCAAGATCTCCTTGACCACTCAGCTGGAGGATACCAAGCGTCTGGCCGACGAAGAGTCGCGCGAGCGTGCCACCCTTTTGGGCAAGTTCCGCAACTTGGAGCACGACCTCGACAACTTGCGCGAGCAGGTTGAGGAGGAGGCTGAGGGCAAGGCTGATTTGCAGCGTCAACTCAGCAAGGCCAACGCCGAGGCTCAGGTCTGGCGCAGCAAGTACGAATCCGATGGTGTTGCCCGCTCTGAGGAGTTGGAGGAAGCCAAGAGGAAGCTGCAGGCCCGCCTTGCTGAGGCTGAGGAGACCATTGAGTCGCTCAACCAGAAGTGCATTGGCCTGGAGAAGACCAAGCAGCGTCTGTCCACCGAAGTCGAGGACTTGCAGCTGGAGGTCGACCGTGCCAACGCCATTGCCAACGCCGCCGAGAAGAAGCAGAAGGCATTCGACAAGATCATTGGCGAATGGAAGCTCAAGGTCGACGATTTGGCTGCTGAGCTCGATGCCTCCCAGAAGGAGTGCCGCAACTACTCCACCGAGTTGTTCCGTCTTAAGGGCGCCTACGAGGAAGGCCAGGAGCAGCTGGAGGCTGTCCGTCGTGAGAACAAGAACTTGGCTGATGAAGTCAAGGATCTGCTCGACCAGATCGGTGAGGGTGGCCGCAACATCCATGAGATCGAGAAGGCCCGCAAGCGCCTGGAAGCCGAAAAGGACGAGCTCCAGGCTGCTCTTGAGGAAGCTGAGGCTGCTCTTGAACAGGAGGAGAACAAGGTGCTCCGCGCCCAGCTGGAGCTGTCCCAGGTGCGCCAGGAAATCGACCGCCGCATCCAGGAGAAGGAAGAGGAATTCGAGAACACCCGCAAGAACCACCAGCGCGCTCTCGACTCCATGCAAGCCTCCCTTGAGGCTGAGGCCAAGGGTAAGGCTGAGGCCCTCCGCATGAAGAAGAAGTTGGAAGCCGACATCAACGAATTGGAGATTGCTCTGGATCATGCCAACAAG gCTAACGCCGAGGCCCAGAAGAACATCAAGCGCTACCAACAGCAGCTCAAGGACATCCAGACCGCCCTTGAGGAAGAACAGAGAGCCCGTGACGATGCCCGTGAACAGCTGGGTATCTCTGAGCGTCGTGCCAACGCTCTGCAGAACGAACTCGAGGAGTCCCGCACTCTGCTGGAGCAGGCCGACCGCGGCCGTCGCCAGGCCGAGCAGGAACTGGCCGATGCCCACGAACAGTTGAACGAAGTTTCCGCCCAGAACGCTTCCATCTCCGCTGCCAAGAGGAAGTTGGAGTCTGAGCTCCAGACTCTGCACTCTGACCTGGATGAGCTCCTCAACGAAGCCAAGAACTCCGAGGAGAAGGCCAAGAAGGCTATGGTTGATGCCGCCCGCCTGGCTGATGAGCTCCGCGCTGAGCAGGATCATGCCCAGACCCAGGAGAAATTGAGGAAGGCCCTTGAGCAACAGATCAAGGAACTGCAGGTCCGTCTGGATGAGGCTGAGGCCAACGCTCTTAAGGGTGGCAAGAAGGCTATCCAGAAGTTGGAGCAGCGCGTCCGCGAGCTCGAGAACGAGCTGGATGGTGAGCAGAGGAGACACGCCGATGCCCAGAAGAACTTGCGCAAGTCCGAGCGTCGCATCAAGGAGTTGAGCTTCCAGTCTGAGGAGGACCGCAAGAACCACGAGCGCATGCAGGATCTGGTTGACAAGCTGCAACAGAAGATCAAGACATACAAGAGGCAGATTGAGGAGGCTGAGGAAATCGCTGCCCTCAACTTGGCCAAATTCCGCAAGGCCCAGCAGGAGCTCGAGGAAGCTGAGGAGCGTGCCGATCTGGCTGAACAGGCCATTAGCAAATTCCGCGCCAAGGGACGTGCCGGTTCTGTCGGTCGTGGTGCCAGCCCAGCG CCCCGTGCGACATCCGTTAGGCCACAATTCGACGGATTGGCTTTCCCACCAAGATTCGACCTTGCTCCTGAAAACGAATTCTAA